The Arachis duranensis cultivar V14167 chromosome 2, aradu.V14167.gnm2.J7QH, whole genome shotgun sequence genome has a window encoding:
- the LOC107474504 gene encoding uncharacterized protein LOC107474504 — protein MTWAIELSQCDLQYEPRHVIKAQAMADFLVEVTGNPHETPGTRWKLHVDGASNQMSGGGGIIQESPTEIVYKQSTKFEFPVSNNQVEYKALISGLPLSKEVGVTTVEVNSDSQVVTSQINEMYQAKDPLLQKYLEKVKGLSKDFEEVMVQHVPRERNTRADILSKLPSTKPGTGNRSLIQAIVKEPTVALCASRADIDPSWINPIIDFLKSGKLLDDHKAVKTLRREAAKYVIVQGKLFKKGLNQPLLKCLQPDQMDYVLREVHEGCCSHHIEGKALAQKLVRAGYFWPSMMTDSQEFIRRCKKCQENANFHKAPASEHSLLMASQPFSQWGIDLLGPFLVGPGQVKYLIIAIDYYTKWVKAEPLASISSANCRKFIWRHVIFRFGIPKSVISDNRT, from the coding sequence ATGACCTGGGCAATTGAGCTATCTCAATGCGACCTACAATATGAGCCCAGACATGTAATCAAAGCCCAGGCCATGGCTGACTTCCTCGTGGAGGTCACAGGAAATCCTCACGAAACCCCGGGcacacggtggaagctccacGTTGACGGAGCCTCCAACCAAATGTCTGGAGGTGGAGGGATAATCCAAGAGAGCCCAACAGAGATAGTATACAAACAATCCACCAAGTTTGAGTTCCCAGTCTCCAACAACCAAGTAGAATACAAGGCCCTTATCAGCGGCCTGCCATTGTCAAAGGAAGTGGGGGTGACAACAGTAGAGGTGAACAGCGACTCTCAGGTCGTCACCTCCCAAATCAACGAAATGTATCAAGCCAAGGACCCTTTACTACAAAAATACCTGGAAAAGGTTAAGGGCTTGAGCAAGGACTTCGAAGAGGTCATGGTACAGCATGTCCCAAGGGAAAGGAACACACGAGCTGACATCCTATCCAAACTGCCCAGTACAAAGCCTGGAACGGGAAACCGTTCCTTGATTCAGGCCATAGTGAAAGAGCCAACCGTCGCCCTATGCGCATCCCGAGCAGACATCGATCCCTCATGGATCAACCCAATTATTGACTTCTTAAAAAGCGGCAAGCTCCTTGACGACCACAAGGCGGTGAAGACGTTGAGAAGGGAGGCGGCCAAGTATGTAATAGTGCAAGGTAAACTATTTAAAAAAGGACTAAATCAACCCCTATTGAAGTGCCTACAACCCGATCAGATGGACTACGTCCTTAGGGAAGTCCATGAGGGTTGTTGCAGTCATCATATCGAGGGAAAGGCTTTGGCCCAGAAACTCGTGAGAGCAGGTTACTTTTGGCCCTCGATGATGACAGATTCCCAAGAATTCATCAGAAGATGCAAGAAGTGCCAGGAAAATGCTAACTTTCATAAGGCCCCGGCATCTGAGCATAGTCTACTAATGGCCTCCCAACCTTTTAGCCAGTGGGGGATCGACCTTCTAGGACCGTTCCTGGTTGGCCCTGGACAGGTCAAATACCTGATCATAGCCATTGATTACTACACAAAGTGGGTTAAAGCAGAGCCACTGGCTAGTATTTCATCAGCTAACTGCCGTAAGTTTATATGGAGACATGTAATTTTCAGGTTCGGAATCCCGAAGTCCGTGATATCGGACAACAGGACATAG